Proteins encoded in a region of the Salvelinus fontinalis isolate EN_2023a chromosome 17, ASM2944872v1, whole genome shotgun sequence genome:
- the LOC129813857 gene encoding TOX high mobility group box family member 4-A-like isoform X2 yields MDLHFYSDLSDGTDQNADQEFLEAQGYNGYDPVNKFPGGNDTYLTISGAGHPFLSSEQTFHTPSLGDEVFEIPPISLDQDSALSVGDEVSHFGELSGGAGGPSGTGSLARNAVVGGNDPSFASTYVNPNSQGLEHLSLRVMSQPGGEALLSSTLGVELGHSIGSHFSSSSPMTIDVPLGDMNHGLLGHNQLTTIDQSELSAQLGLGLHGGNILSRSKSPDQLSATPSPAGSLQDDDMDDFRSVLVDSPMSLSVSPAILSHLSTMPGSAPMLSSSIFPALVRRGGGKPAMVAATAGPGGGKKGKKKKDPNEPQKPVSAYALFFRDTQAAIKGQNPNATFGEVSKIVASMWDSLGEEQKQVYKRKTEAAKREYLKALAAYRANQLSQPSIEMMDTASSPPPPVPEPLNVALLAPVRPSRLPQHNPDQNTITNICTSNIILDVPQVTTRSRTGAHKPLTLGSSTTATPTLIPNITATLTPTITKIIISKQMLQAGAQLHQIPTSMVTVLPGGVRTLLPSAPRQPPPLQQMQHAPPPPRLQQMVHSPAPPPLQAKPRGSAGPGLPVSITATPPPPLQITIVPASLQADASLPIIVTTTATANSICVTTSTVPTSAYSTHTVALQLAKSTDLTASADEDAVTEEFTSGEMEMEFNVSPGATDVASGPLTMCVRAGCTNPAIESTDWDKEYCSNECVATHCRDIFMAWSSIRNHNTMVVK; encoded by the exons ATGGATCTTCATTTTTACTCTGACCTCTCTGATGGCACCGATCAGAATGCCGACCAGGAGTTCTTGGAAGCACAGGGTTATAATGGATACGACCCAGTTAATAAG TTTCCGGGAGGCAATGATACTTACCTCACCATCTCTGGGGCAGGtcatccttttctctcctctgag CAGACATTCCATACCCCCAGTCTTGGAGATGAGGTGTTTGAGATTCCTCCCATCTCCCTGGACCAGGACTCGGCCCTCAGTGTGGGGGATGAGGTGTCCCATTTTGGGGAACTATCGGGGGGAGCAGGGGGTCCTTCCGGTACTGGAAGCCTGGCGAGGAATGCTGTGGTGGGGGGCAATGACCCCTCCTTTGCCTCCACCTATGTGAACCCAAACTCTCAGGGCCTGGAGCACCTGAGTCTTAGGGTGATGAGCCAGCCTGGAGGGGAGGCCCTGCTCAGCTCAACACTGGGGGTG gaACTTGGCCACTCCATTGGCTCCCATTTCAGCAGCTCCTCTCCAATGACCATTGATGTCCCACTTGGTGACATGAATCATGGCCTATTGGGACACAATCAGCTAACCACTATTGACCAATCAGAGTTGAGTGCCCAGCTTGGGCTTGGTCTTCATGGCGGGAACATTCTGTCCCGTTCCAAGTCCCCTGACCAGCTGTCTGCCACGCCTTCTCCAGCAGGCTCCCTCCAGGATGATGACATGGATGACTTCAGG AGTGTGCTGGTTGACTCTCCAATGTCCCTGTCGGTCTCCCCTGCaattctctcccacctctccaccATGCCGGGCTCTGCCCCCatgctctcctcctccatcttccctgcaCTAGTGAGGCGCGGTGGGGGAAAGCCGGCCATGGTGGCCGCTACGGCAGGGCCTggaggagggaagaagggaaagaAGAAGAAAGACCCCAACGAGCCCCAGAAACCCGTCTCTGCGTACGCCCTGTTCTTCAGGGACACCCAGGCTGCCATCAAGGGCCAGAACCCCAATGCCACATTTGGAGAGGTGTCCAAGATCGTAGCCTCCATGTGGGACAGCCTTGGGGAAGAGCAGAAACAG GTGTATAAGAGGAAGACGGAAGCAGCGAAAAGGGAGTACTTGAAGGCATTAGCAGCTTACAGAGCCAATCAGCTCTCACAG CCCTCCATTGAGATGATGGACACGGCCTCTTCTCCACCACCTCCAGTGCCTGAGCCATTGAATGTGGCCCTCCTGGCTCCTGTCCGCCCCTCCCGCCTCCCCCAGCACAACCCTGACCAGAATACCATCACCAACATCTGCACCTCCAACATCATTCTGGACGTCCCCCAGGTCACCACACGCTCCCGCACAGGGGCTCACAAGCCCCTCACCCTGGGCTCCTCCACCACAGCCACCCCGACCCTAATCCCAAACATCACAGCCACCCTAACCCCCACCATCACCAAGATCATCATCTCCAAACAGATGCTCCAGGCTGGGGCTCAGCTCCACCAGATCCCCACCTCCATGGTGACTGTGCTCCCTGGCGGTGTGCGCACCCTGCTTCCCTCAGCCCCACGCCAGCCCCCACCTCTGCAGCAGATGCAGCATGCCCCTCCTCCCCCGCGGCTCCAGCAGATGGTACACTCCCCAGCCCCGCCTCCCCTCCAGGCCAAGCCCAGAGGAAGTGCTGGACCTGGGCTTCCTGTGTCCATCACCGCGACACCTCCCCCTCCACTACAGATCACAATAGTCCCTGCTTCTTTGCAAGCAGACGCATCCTTGCCCATTATTGTTACGACAACAGCAACCGCCAACTCAATTTGTGTCACCACTTCCACTGTACCTACATCTGCTTACTCCACCCATACAGTGGCTCTGCAATTGGCAAAGTCCACTGACTTGACGGCCAGTGCAGATGAGGATGCGGTTACGGAAGAGTTCACGTCAGGAGAG ATGGAAATGGAGTTCAATGTGTCTCCAGGTGCCACTGATGTCGCTTCTGGCCCTCTgactatgtgtgtgcgtgcaggaTGCACCAATCCTGCAATAGAGAGCACGGACTGGGACAAAGAGTACTGCAGCAATGAATGTGTCGCCACTCACTGCAG GGATATCTTCATGGCCTGGAGCTCCATCAGGAATCACAACACCATGGTTGTCAAGTAA
- the LOC129813857 gene encoding TOX high mobility group box family member 4-A-like isoform X5, with the protein MEFPGGNDTYLTISGAGHPFLSSETFHTPSLGDEVFEIPPISLDQDSALSVGDEVSHFGELSGGAGGPSGTGSLARNAVVGGNDPSFASTYVNPNSQGLEHLSLRVMSQPGGEALLSSTLGVELGHSIGSHFSSSSPMTIDVPLGDMNHGLLGHNQLTTIDQSELSAQLGLGLHGGNILSRSKSPDQLSATPSPAGSLQDDDMDDFRKSVLVDSPMSLSVSPAILSHLSTMPGSAPMLSSSIFPALVRRGGGKPAMVAATAGPGGGKKGKKKKDPNEPQKPVSAYALFFRDTQAAIKGQNPNATFGEVSKIVASMWDSLGEEQKQVYKRKTEAAKREYLKALAAYRANQLSQPSIEMMDTASSPPPPVPEPLNVALLAPVRPSRLPQHNPDQNTITNICTSNIILDVPQVTTRSRTGAHKPLTLGSSTTATPTLIPNITATLTPTITKIIISKQMLQAGAQLHQIPTSMVTVLPGGVRTLLPSAPRQPPPLQQMQHAPPPPRLQQMVHSPAPPPLQAKPRGSAGPGLPVSITATPPPPLQITIVPASLQADASLPIIVTTTATANSICVTTSTVPTSAYSTHTVALQLAKSTDLTASADEDAVTEEFTSGEMEMEFNVSPGATDVASGPLTMCVRAGCTNPAIESTDWDKEYCSNECVATHCRDIFMAWSSIRNHNTMVVK; encoded by the exons ATGGAG TTTCCGGGAGGCAATGATACTTACCTCACCATCTCTGGGGCAGGtcatccttttctctcctctgag ACATTCCATACCCCCAGTCTTGGAGATGAGGTGTTTGAGATTCCTCCCATCTCCCTGGACCAGGACTCGGCCCTCAGTGTGGGGGATGAGGTGTCCCATTTTGGGGAACTATCGGGGGGAGCAGGGGGTCCTTCCGGTACTGGAAGCCTGGCGAGGAATGCTGTGGTGGGGGGCAATGACCCCTCCTTTGCCTCCACCTATGTGAACCCAAACTCTCAGGGCCTGGAGCACCTGAGTCTTAGGGTGATGAGCCAGCCTGGAGGGGAGGCCCTGCTCAGCTCAACACTGGGGGTG gaACTTGGCCACTCCATTGGCTCCCATTTCAGCAGCTCCTCTCCAATGACCATTGATGTCCCACTTGGTGACATGAATCATGGCCTATTGGGACACAATCAGCTAACCACTATTGACCAATCAGAGTTGAGTGCCCAGCTTGGGCTTGGTCTTCATGGCGGGAACATTCTGTCCCGTTCCAAGTCCCCTGACCAGCTGTCTGCCACGCCTTCTCCAGCAGGCTCCCTCCAGGATGATGACATGGATGACTTCAGG AAGAGTGTGCTGGTTGACTCTCCAATGTCCCTGTCGGTCTCCCCTGCaattctctcccacctctccaccATGCCGGGCTCTGCCCCCatgctctcctcctccatcttccctgcaCTAGTGAGGCGCGGTGGGGGAAAGCCGGCCATGGTGGCCGCTACGGCAGGGCCTggaggagggaagaagggaaagaAGAAGAAAGACCCCAACGAGCCCCAGAAACCCGTCTCTGCGTACGCCCTGTTCTTCAGGGACACCCAGGCTGCCATCAAGGGCCAGAACCCCAATGCCACATTTGGAGAGGTGTCCAAGATCGTAGCCTCCATGTGGGACAGCCTTGGGGAAGAGCAGAAACAG GTGTATAAGAGGAAGACGGAAGCAGCGAAAAGGGAGTACTTGAAGGCATTAGCAGCTTACAGAGCCAATCAGCTCTCACAG CCCTCCATTGAGATGATGGACACGGCCTCTTCTCCACCACCTCCAGTGCCTGAGCCATTGAATGTGGCCCTCCTGGCTCCTGTCCGCCCCTCCCGCCTCCCCCAGCACAACCCTGACCAGAATACCATCACCAACATCTGCACCTCCAACATCATTCTGGACGTCCCCCAGGTCACCACACGCTCCCGCACAGGGGCTCACAAGCCCCTCACCCTGGGCTCCTCCACCACAGCCACCCCGACCCTAATCCCAAACATCACAGCCACCCTAACCCCCACCATCACCAAGATCATCATCTCCAAACAGATGCTCCAGGCTGGGGCTCAGCTCCACCAGATCCCCACCTCCATGGTGACTGTGCTCCCTGGCGGTGTGCGCACCCTGCTTCCCTCAGCCCCACGCCAGCCCCCACCTCTGCAGCAGATGCAGCATGCCCCTCCTCCCCCGCGGCTCCAGCAGATGGTACACTCCCCAGCCCCGCCTCCCCTCCAGGCCAAGCCCAGAGGAAGTGCTGGACCTGGGCTTCCTGTGTCCATCACCGCGACACCTCCCCCTCCACTACAGATCACAATAGTCCCTGCTTCTTTGCAAGCAGACGCATCCTTGCCCATTATTGTTACGACAACAGCAACCGCCAACTCAATTTGTGTCACCACTTCCACTGTACCTACATCTGCTTACTCCACCCATACAGTGGCTCTGCAATTGGCAAAGTCCACTGACTTGACGGCCAGTGCAGATGAGGATGCGGTTACGGAAGAGTTCACGTCAGGAGAG ATGGAAATGGAGTTCAATGTGTCTCCAGGTGCCACTGATGTCGCTTCTGGCCCTCTgactatgtgtgtgcgtgcaggaTGCACCAATCCTGCAATAGAGAGCACGGACTGGGACAAAGAGTACTGCAGCAATGAATGTGTCGCCACTCACTGCAG GGATATCTTCATGGCCTGGAGCTCCATCAGGAATCACAACACCATGGTTGTCAAGTAA
- the LOC129813857 gene encoding TOX high mobility group box family member 4-A-like isoform X4: protein MEFPGGNDTYLTISGAGHPFLSSEQTFHTPSLGDEVFEIPPISLDQDSALSVGDEVSHFGELSGGAGGPSGTGSLARNAVVGGNDPSFASTYVNPNSQGLEHLSLRVMSQPGGEALLSSTLGVELGHSIGSHFSSSSPMTIDVPLGDMNHGLLGHNQLTTIDQSELSAQLGLGLHGGNILSRSKSPDQLSATPSPAGSLQDDDMDDFRKSVLVDSPMSLSVSPAILSHLSTMPGSAPMLSSSIFPALVRRGGGKPAMVAATAGPGGGKKGKKKKDPNEPQKPVSAYALFFRDTQAAIKGQNPNATFGEVSKIVASMWDSLGEEQKQVYKRKTEAAKREYLKALAAYRANQLSQPSIEMMDTASSPPPPVPEPLNVALLAPVRPSRLPQHNPDQNTITNICTSNIILDVPQVTTRSRTGAHKPLTLGSSTTATPTLIPNITATLTPTITKIIISKQMLQAGAQLHQIPTSMVTVLPGGVRTLLPSAPRQPPPLQQMQHAPPPPRLQQMVHSPAPPPLQAKPRGSAGPGLPVSITATPPPPLQITIVPASLQADASLPIIVTTTATANSICVTTSTVPTSAYSTHTVALQLAKSTDLTASADEDAVTEEFTSGEMEMEFNVSPGATDVASGPLTMCVRAGCTNPAIESTDWDKEYCSNECVATHCRDIFMAWSSIRNHNTMVVK from the exons ATGGAG TTTCCGGGAGGCAATGATACTTACCTCACCATCTCTGGGGCAGGtcatccttttctctcctctgag CAGACATTCCATACCCCCAGTCTTGGAGATGAGGTGTTTGAGATTCCTCCCATCTCCCTGGACCAGGACTCGGCCCTCAGTGTGGGGGATGAGGTGTCCCATTTTGGGGAACTATCGGGGGGAGCAGGGGGTCCTTCCGGTACTGGAAGCCTGGCGAGGAATGCTGTGGTGGGGGGCAATGACCCCTCCTTTGCCTCCACCTATGTGAACCCAAACTCTCAGGGCCTGGAGCACCTGAGTCTTAGGGTGATGAGCCAGCCTGGAGGGGAGGCCCTGCTCAGCTCAACACTGGGGGTG gaACTTGGCCACTCCATTGGCTCCCATTTCAGCAGCTCCTCTCCAATGACCATTGATGTCCCACTTGGTGACATGAATCATGGCCTATTGGGACACAATCAGCTAACCACTATTGACCAATCAGAGTTGAGTGCCCAGCTTGGGCTTGGTCTTCATGGCGGGAACATTCTGTCCCGTTCCAAGTCCCCTGACCAGCTGTCTGCCACGCCTTCTCCAGCAGGCTCCCTCCAGGATGATGACATGGATGACTTCAGG AAGAGTGTGCTGGTTGACTCTCCAATGTCCCTGTCGGTCTCCCCTGCaattctctcccacctctccaccATGCCGGGCTCTGCCCCCatgctctcctcctccatcttccctgcaCTAGTGAGGCGCGGTGGGGGAAAGCCGGCCATGGTGGCCGCTACGGCAGGGCCTggaggagggaagaagggaaagaAGAAGAAAGACCCCAACGAGCCCCAGAAACCCGTCTCTGCGTACGCCCTGTTCTTCAGGGACACCCAGGCTGCCATCAAGGGCCAGAACCCCAATGCCACATTTGGAGAGGTGTCCAAGATCGTAGCCTCCATGTGGGACAGCCTTGGGGAAGAGCAGAAACAG GTGTATAAGAGGAAGACGGAAGCAGCGAAAAGGGAGTACTTGAAGGCATTAGCAGCTTACAGAGCCAATCAGCTCTCACAG CCCTCCATTGAGATGATGGACACGGCCTCTTCTCCACCACCTCCAGTGCCTGAGCCATTGAATGTGGCCCTCCTGGCTCCTGTCCGCCCCTCCCGCCTCCCCCAGCACAACCCTGACCAGAATACCATCACCAACATCTGCACCTCCAACATCATTCTGGACGTCCCCCAGGTCACCACACGCTCCCGCACAGGGGCTCACAAGCCCCTCACCCTGGGCTCCTCCACCACAGCCACCCCGACCCTAATCCCAAACATCACAGCCACCCTAACCCCCACCATCACCAAGATCATCATCTCCAAACAGATGCTCCAGGCTGGGGCTCAGCTCCACCAGATCCCCACCTCCATGGTGACTGTGCTCCCTGGCGGTGTGCGCACCCTGCTTCCCTCAGCCCCACGCCAGCCCCCACCTCTGCAGCAGATGCAGCATGCCCCTCCTCCCCCGCGGCTCCAGCAGATGGTACACTCCCCAGCCCCGCCTCCCCTCCAGGCCAAGCCCAGAGGAAGTGCTGGACCTGGGCTTCCTGTGTCCATCACCGCGACACCTCCCCCTCCACTACAGATCACAATAGTCCCTGCTTCTTTGCAAGCAGACGCATCCTTGCCCATTATTGTTACGACAACAGCAACCGCCAACTCAATTTGTGTCACCACTTCCACTGTACCTACATCTGCTTACTCCACCCATACAGTGGCTCTGCAATTGGCAAAGTCCACTGACTTGACGGCCAGTGCAGATGAGGATGCGGTTACGGAAGAGTTCACGTCAGGAGAG ATGGAAATGGAGTTCAATGTGTCTCCAGGTGCCACTGATGTCGCTTCTGGCCCTCTgactatgtgtgtgcgtgcaggaTGCACCAATCCTGCAATAGAGAGCACGGACTGGGACAAAGAGTACTGCAGCAATGAATGTGTCGCCACTCACTGCAG GGATATCTTCATGGCCTGGAGCTCCATCAGGAATCACAACACCATGGTTGTCAAGTAA
- the LOC129813857 gene encoding TOX high mobility group box family member 4-A-like isoform X3 — MDLHFYSDLSDGTDQNADQEFLEAQGYNGYDPVNKFPGGNDTYLTISGAGHPFLSSETFHTPSLGDEVFEIPPISLDQDSALSVGDEVSHFGELSGGAGGPSGTGSLARNAVVGGNDPSFASTYVNPNSQGLEHLSLRVMSQPGGEALLSSTLGVELGHSIGSHFSSSSPMTIDVPLGDMNHGLLGHNQLTTIDQSELSAQLGLGLHGGNILSRSKSPDQLSATPSPAGSLQDDDMDDFRKSVLVDSPMSLSVSPAILSHLSTMPGSAPMLSSSIFPALVRRGGGKPAMVAATAGPGGGKKGKKKKDPNEPQKPVSAYALFFRDTQAAIKGQNPNATFGEVSKIVASMWDSLGEEQKQVYKRKTEAAKREYLKALAAYRANQLSQPSIEMMDTASSPPPPVPEPLNVALLAPVRPSRLPQHNPDQNTITNICTSNIILDVPQVTTRSRTGAHKPLTLGSSTTATPTLIPNITATLTPTITKIIISKQMLQAGAQLHQIPTSMVTVLPGGVRTLLPSAPRQPPPLQQMQHAPPPPRLQQMVHSPAPPPLQAKPRGSAGPGLPVSITATPPPPLQITIVPASLQADASLPIIVTTTATANSICVTTSTVPTSAYSTHTVALQLAKSTDLTASADEDAVTEEFTSGEMEMEFNVSPGATDVASGPLTMCVRAGCTNPAIESTDWDKEYCSNECVATHCRDIFMAWSSIRNHNTMVVK; from the exons ATGGATCTTCATTTTTACTCTGACCTCTCTGATGGCACCGATCAGAATGCCGACCAGGAGTTCTTGGAAGCACAGGGTTATAATGGATACGACCCAGTTAATAAG TTTCCGGGAGGCAATGATACTTACCTCACCATCTCTGGGGCAGGtcatccttttctctcctctgag ACATTCCATACCCCCAGTCTTGGAGATGAGGTGTTTGAGATTCCTCCCATCTCCCTGGACCAGGACTCGGCCCTCAGTGTGGGGGATGAGGTGTCCCATTTTGGGGAACTATCGGGGGGAGCAGGGGGTCCTTCCGGTACTGGAAGCCTGGCGAGGAATGCTGTGGTGGGGGGCAATGACCCCTCCTTTGCCTCCACCTATGTGAACCCAAACTCTCAGGGCCTGGAGCACCTGAGTCTTAGGGTGATGAGCCAGCCTGGAGGGGAGGCCCTGCTCAGCTCAACACTGGGGGTG gaACTTGGCCACTCCATTGGCTCCCATTTCAGCAGCTCCTCTCCAATGACCATTGATGTCCCACTTGGTGACATGAATCATGGCCTATTGGGACACAATCAGCTAACCACTATTGACCAATCAGAGTTGAGTGCCCAGCTTGGGCTTGGTCTTCATGGCGGGAACATTCTGTCCCGTTCCAAGTCCCCTGACCAGCTGTCTGCCACGCCTTCTCCAGCAGGCTCCCTCCAGGATGATGACATGGATGACTTCAGG AAGAGTGTGCTGGTTGACTCTCCAATGTCCCTGTCGGTCTCCCCTGCaattctctcccacctctccaccATGCCGGGCTCTGCCCCCatgctctcctcctccatcttccctgcaCTAGTGAGGCGCGGTGGGGGAAAGCCGGCCATGGTGGCCGCTACGGCAGGGCCTggaggagggaagaagggaaagaAGAAGAAAGACCCCAACGAGCCCCAGAAACCCGTCTCTGCGTACGCCCTGTTCTTCAGGGACACCCAGGCTGCCATCAAGGGCCAGAACCCCAATGCCACATTTGGAGAGGTGTCCAAGATCGTAGCCTCCATGTGGGACAGCCTTGGGGAAGAGCAGAAACAG GTGTATAAGAGGAAGACGGAAGCAGCGAAAAGGGAGTACTTGAAGGCATTAGCAGCTTACAGAGCCAATCAGCTCTCACAG CCCTCCATTGAGATGATGGACACGGCCTCTTCTCCACCACCTCCAGTGCCTGAGCCATTGAATGTGGCCCTCCTGGCTCCTGTCCGCCCCTCCCGCCTCCCCCAGCACAACCCTGACCAGAATACCATCACCAACATCTGCACCTCCAACATCATTCTGGACGTCCCCCAGGTCACCACACGCTCCCGCACAGGGGCTCACAAGCCCCTCACCCTGGGCTCCTCCACCACAGCCACCCCGACCCTAATCCCAAACATCACAGCCACCCTAACCCCCACCATCACCAAGATCATCATCTCCAAACAGATGCTCCAGGCTGGGGCTCAGCTCCACCAGATCCCCACCTCCATGGTGACTGTGCTCCCTGGCGGTGTGCGCACCCTGCTTCCCTCAGCCCCACGCCAGCCCCCACCTCTGCAGCAGATGCAGCATGCCCCTCCTCCCCCGCGGCTCCAGCAGATGGTACACTCCCCAGCCCCGCCTCCCCTCCAGGCCAAGCCCAGAGGAAGTGCTGGACCTGGGCTTCCTGTGTCCATCACCGCGACACCTCCCCCTCCACTACAGATCACAATAGTCCCTGCTTCTTTGCAAGCAGACGCATCCTTGCCCATTATTGTTACGACAACAGCAACCGCCAACTCAATTTGTGTCACCACTTCCACTGTACCTACATCTGCTTACTCCACCCATACAGTGGCTCTGCAATTGGCAAAGTCCACTGACTTGACGGCCAGTGCAGATGAGGATGCGGTTACGGAAGAGTTCACGTCAGGAGAG ATGGAAATGGAGTTCAATGTGTCTCCAGGTGCCACTGATGTCGCTTCTGGCCCTCTgactatgtgtgtgcgtgcaggaTGCACCAATCCTGCAATAGAGAGCACGGACTGGGACAAAGAGTACTGCAGCAATGAATGTGTCGCCACTCACTGCAG GGATATCTTCATGGCCTGGAGCTCCATCAGGAATCACAACACCATGGTTGTCAAGTAA
- the LOC129813857 gene encoding TOX high mobility group box family member 4-A-like isoform X1, with protein sequence MDLHFYSDLSDGTDQNADQEFLEAQGYNGYDPVNKFPGGNDTYLTISGAGHPFLSSEQTFHTPSLGDEVFEIPPISLDQDSALSVGDEVSHFGELSGGAGGPSGTGSLARNAVVGGNDPSFASTYVNPNSQGLEHLSLRVMSQPGGEALLSSTLGVELGHSIGSHFSSSSPMTIDVPLGDMNHGLLGHNQLTTIDQSELSAQLGLGLHGGNILSRSKSPDQLSATPSPAGSLQDDDMDDFRKSVLVDSPMSLSVSPAILSHLSTMPGSAPMLSSSIFPALVRRGGGKPAMVAATAGPGGGKKGKKKKDPNEPQKPVSAYALFFRDTQAAIKGQNPNATFGEVSKIVASMWDSLGEEQKQVYKRKTEAAKREYLKALAAYRANQLSQPSIEMMDTASSPPPPVPEPLNVALLAPVRPSRLPQHNPDQNTITNICTSNIILDVPQVTTRSRTGAHKPLTLGSSTTATPTLIPNITATLTPTITKIIISKQMLQAGAQLHQIPTSMVTVLPGGVRTLLPSAPRQPPPLQQMQHAPPPPRLQQMVHSPAPPPLQAKPRGSAGPGLPVSITATPPPPLQITIVPASLQADASLPIIVTTTATANSICVTTSTVPTSAYSTHTVALQLAKSTDLTASADEDAVTEEFTSGEMEMEFNVSPGATDVASGPLTMCVRAGCTNPAIESTDWDKEYCSNECVATHCRDIFMAWSSIRNHNTMVVK encoded by the exons ATGGATCTTCATTTTTACTCTGACCTCTCTGATGGCACCGATCAGAATGCCGACCAGGAGTTCTTGGAAGCACAGGGTTATAATGGATACGACCCAGTTAATAAG TTTCCGGGAGGCAATGATACTTACCTCACCATCTCTGGGGCAGGtcatccttttctctcctctgag CAGACATTCCATACCCCCAGTCTTGGAGATGAGGTGTTTGAGATTCCTCCCATCTCCCTGGACCAGGACTCGGCCCTCAGTGTGGGGGATGAGGTGTCCCATTTTGGGGAACTATCGGGGGGAGCAGGGGGTCCTTCCGGTACTGGAAGCCTGGCGAGGAATGCTGTGGTGGGGGGCAATGACCCCTCCTTTGCCTCCACCTATGTGAACCCAAACTCTCAGGGCCTGGAGCACCTGAGTCTTAGGGTGATGAGCCAGCCTGGAGGGGAGGCCCTGCTCAGCTCAACACTGGGGGTG gaACTTGGCCACTCCATTGGCTCCCATTTCAGCAGCTCCTCTCCAATGACCATTGATGTCCCACTTGGTGACATGAATCATGGCCTATTGGGACACAATCAGCTAACCACTATTGACCAATCAGAGTTGAGTGCCCAGCTTGGGCTTGGTCTTCATGGCGGGAACATTCTGTCCCGTTCCAAGTCCCCTGACCAGCTGTCTGCCACGCCTTCTCCAGCAGGCTCCCTCCAGGATGATGACATGGATGACTTCAGG AAGAGTGTGCTGGTTGACTCTCCAATGTCCCTGTCGGTCTCCCCTGCaattctctcccacctctccaccATGCCGGGCTCTGCCCCCatgctctcctcctccatcttccctgcaCTAGTGAGGCGCGGTGGGGGAAAGCCGGCCATGGTGGCCGCTACGGCAGGGCCTggaggagggaagaagggaaagaAGAAGAAAGACCCCAACGAGCCCCAGAAACCCGTCTCTGCGTACGCCCTGTTCTTCAGGGACACCCAGGCTGCCATCAAGGGCCAGAACCCCAATGCCACATTTGGAGAGGTGTCCAAGATCGTAGCCTCCATGTGGGACAGCCTTGGGGAAGAGCAGAAACAG GTGTATAAGAGGAAGACGGAAGCAGCGAAAAGGGAGTACTTGAAGGCATTAGCAGCTTACAGAGCCAATCAGCTCTCACAG CCCTCCATTGAGATGATGGACACGGCCTCTTCTCCACCACCTCCAGTGCCTGAGCCATTGAATGTGGCCCTCCTGGCTCCTGTCCGCCCCTCCCGCCTCCCCCAGCACAACCCTGACCAGAATACCATCACCAACATCTGCACCTCCAACATCATTCTGGACGTCCCCCAGGTCACCACACGCTCCCGCACAGGGGCTCACAAGCCCCTCACCCTGGGCTCCTCCACCACAGCCACCCCGACCCTAATCCCAAACATCACAGCCACCCTAACCCCCACCATCACCAAGATCATCATCTCCAAACAGATGCTCCAGGCTGGGGCTCAGCTCCACCAGATCCCCACCTCCATGGTGACTGTGCTCCCTGGCGGTGTGCGCACCCTGCTTCCCTCAGCCCCACGCCAGCCCCCACCTCTGCAGCAGATGCAGCATGCCCCTCCTCCCCCGCGGCTCCAGCAGATGGTACACTCCCCAGCCCCGCCTCCCCTCCAGGCCAAGCCCAGAGGAAGTGCTGGACCTGGGCTTCCTGTGTCCATCACCGCGACACCTCCCCCTCCACTACAGATCACAATAGTCCCTGCTTCTTTGCAAGCAGACGCATCCTTGCCCATTATTGTTACGACAACAGCAACCGCCAACTCAATTTGTGTCACCACTTCCACTGTACCTACATCTGCTTACTCCACCCATACAGTGGCTCTGCAATTGGCAAAGTCCACTGACTTGACGGCCAGTGCAGATGAGGATGCGGTTACGGAAGAGTTCACGTCAGGAGAG ATGGAAATGGAGTTCAATGTGTCTCCAGGTGCCACTGATGTCGCTTCTGGCCCTCTgactatgtgtgtgcgtgcaggaTGCACCAATCCTGCAATAGAGAGCACGGACTGGGACAAAGAGTACTGCAGCAATGAATGTGTCGCCACTCACTGCAG GGATATCTTCATGGCCTGGAGCTCCATCAGGAATCACAACACCATGGTTGTCAAGTAA